From a single Athene noctua chromosome 2, bAthNoc1.hap1.1, whole genome shotgun sequence genomic region:
- the TRIL gene encoding TLR4 interactor with leucine rich repeats: protein MGAPRRVRLMGLPRVLWGSVPLFLLLLPAAEPICPEPCDCQQHQHLLCTNRGLRSVPKAAEPQDILTYSLGGNFIANISAFDFHRLAGLQRLDLQYNRIRSLHPKAFERLGRLEELYLGNNLLPALAPGTLSALAKLRILYVNANEIGRLSAASFSGLGSLVKLRLDGNELGSLGDSTFSGLPNLLYLHLESNRIRWLSRGAFTGLAKLRFLDLSGNQQSSLRHPDIFGPLRSLHTLLLASNSLQQLTGGLFQHLPGLAKLSLSGNRLAHLAPDAFMGLSALKELRLEGNLLSHLPAALLEPLSSLEALDLSRNTLTTLHPATFGHLGRLRELSLRDNALATLPGELFASSPALYRLELEGNAWSCDCRLRGLKRWLGAWHSQGRLLTVFVQCRLPPALAGKYLDYLQDAQLPPPQDGGPCHDGAAPSSGSPPPAAEEQRPAAEGLGSNSSSDGGGAGLPRGAPGPPPSASTARLLGAPEGAAAAPRAEAAGSPTPPLPARPAASGPALPSAAWPRRAGKPRSVPAAGAPPLVSDPCDFNKLFLCNLSVEAVGSSSVTVRWAVRPHRSPRLLGPARFRLLFDRFGAAVKFQRFVYLPERGEPAATLRELRPDTPYLVCVEGVLGGRVCPVAPRDHCAGLVTLPEGGAAAAAGGARGPDQQLLTLVLLAVNALLLFAALAAWASRLLRKKVLGRRRRKAAPVHVRQLYSTRRPLRSMGTGVSADFSGFQSHRPPRGAACALSEADLIEFPCERFMDSGGGARHGDDHLLQRFAD, encoded by the coding sequence ATGGGGGCGCCGCGCCGGGTCCGCCTGATGGGGCTGCCGCGGGTACTCTGGGGCTCCgtccccctcttcctcctgctgctgcccgcgGCCGAGCCCATCTGCCCCGAGCCATGCGactgccagcagcaccagcacctccTCTGCACCAACCGGGGCCTGCGCTCCGTGCCCAAGGCTGCCGAGCCCCAGGATATCCTCACCTACAGCCTCGGGGGCAACTTCATCGCCAACATCTCCGCCTTTGACTTCCACCGCCTGGCAGGGCTCCAGCGCCTGGACCTGCAGTACAACCGTATCCGCTCGCTGCATCCCAAGGCCTTCGAGCGCCTGGGTCGGCTGGAGGAGCTCTACCTGGGCAACAACCTGCTGCCGGCGCTGGCCCCCGGCACCCTTAGCGCCCTGGCCAAGCTGCGCATCCTCTACGTGAATGCCAACGAGATCGGccgcctcagtgctgcctccttcTCCGGCCTCGGCAGCCTTGTCAAGCTGCGCCTGGACGGCAACGAGCTGGGCTCGTTGGGCGACTCCACTTTCTCAGGGCTGCCGAACTTGCTCTACCTGCATCTGGAGTCCAACCGCATCCGCTGGCTGAGCCGCGGTGCCTTCACTGGCCTGGCTAAGCTGCGCTTCCTCGACCTCTCGGGGAACCAGCAGAGCTCCCTCCGCCACCCGGACATCTTTGGGCCACTGCGCTCCCTCCAcaccctgctgctggccagcaaCAGCCTGCAGCAGCTGACCGGGGGGCTCTTCCAGCACCTGCCCGGCTTGGCGAAGCTCTCGCTCAGCGGAAACCGCCTGGCCCACCTGGCCCCGGATGCCTTCATGGGGCTGAGTGCGCTGAAGGAGCTGCGCCTGGAGGGAAACCTGCTGAGCCACCTGCCCGCTGCCCTGCTGGAGCCGCTGAGCAGCCTGGAGGCACTGGATCTGAGCCGCAACACGCTGACCACCCTGCACCCGGCCACCTTCGGCCACCTGGGCCGCTTGCGGGAGCTCAGCCTGCGGGACAACGCGCTGGCAACTCTCCCCGGCGAGCTCTTTGCCTCCAGCCCGGCTCTCTACCGCCTGGAGCTGGAGGGGAACGCCTGGAGCTGCGACTGCCGCCTCCGTGGCCTCAAGCGCTGGCTGGGGGCCTGGCACTCCCAGGGCCGCCTGCTCACCGTCTTCGTGCAGTGCCGCCTGCCGCCCGCCCTGGCCGGCAAGTACCTCGACTACCTGCAGGACGCGCAGCTGCCGCCGCCGCAAGACGGCGGCCCCTGCCACGACGGCGCCGCTCCCTCCTCCGGgtccccgccgccggcggccgaGGAGCAGCGCCCGGCCGCCGAGGGCCTcggcagcaacagcagcagcgacggcggcggcgcggggctgccccgcggggccccggggccgccgccctcCGCCTCCACCGCCCGCCTGCTGGGGGCGCccgagggggcggcggcggcccccagggcggaggcggcgggcagccccacgccgccgctgcccgcccgcccggcggcctCCGGGCCGGCGCTGCCCAGCGCGGCGTGGCCCCGGCGGGCCGGCAAGCCCCGCTCGgtgccggccgccggggccccgccgctGGTGTCCGACCCGTGCGACTTCAACAAGCTGTTCCTCTGCAACCTGTCGGTGGAGGCGGTGGGCTCCAGCTCGGTGACGGTGCGCTGGGCCGTGCGGCCGCACCGCAGCCCCCGCCTGCTGGGGCCGGCGCGGTTCCGCCTCCTCTTCGACCGCTTCGGCGCCGCCGTCAAGTTCCAGCGCTTCGTCTACCTGCCGGAGCGCGGGGAGCCGGCCGCCACGCTGCGGGAGCTCCGCCCGGACACCCCCTACCTCGTCTGCGTCGAGGGCGTCCTCGGCGGCCGCGTGTGCCCGGTGGCGCCGCGGGACCACTGCGCCGGGCTGGTCACCCTGCCCgagggcggcgcggcggcggcggcgggcggggcccgCGGCCCCGACCAGCAGCTCCTGACGCTGGTGCTGCTGGCGGTGAACGCTCTGCTGCTCTTCGCGGCGCTGGCCGCCTGGGCCTCCCGCCTGCTGCGGAAGAAGGtgctggggcggcggcggcggaagGCGGCTCCCGTCCACGTCCGGCAGCTCTACTCCacccgccggcccctccgctcCATGGGCACCGGCGTCTCCGCCGACTTCTCGGGCTTCCAGTCGCACCGACCGCCCCGCGGCGCCGCCTGCGCCCTCAGCGAGGCCGACCTCATCGAGTTCCCCTGCGAGCGCTTCATGgacagcggcggcggcgcccgccaCGGCGACGACCACCTGCTGCAGCGGTTCGCCGACTGA